AGCCTTACAGTTGGCACAGGCATTACGGCAACAGGGATGCTGGGTGACGGCGATTCGTCCCCCGACGGTGCCGACGGGTACGGCCAGGTTGCGGATTACGCTGACCCAGGCACATGAAGCCCAGGATATAGACAGCCTACTGGAGGTGCTGCATGGAACAGGTCAATAAGCAGGCGATTGCTGCCGCGTTTGGTCGCGCGGCCACCTACTATGAGCAACACGCAGAGCTTCAGCGTCAGAGTGCCGATGCGTTACTGGCGCGACTCGAGGGGCGGGTGTTTGCTCAGGTACTGGATGCAGGCTGTGGGCCAGGGCGTATGAGTCGCTACTGGCGGGAGCTGGGGAGCGAGGTTTGCGCGCTGGATTTGTCGGCACAAATGCTGATGCAAGCGCAGCGTCACGATGTCGCCCACCGCTATCTGTTGGCGGATATCGAAGCCATTCCGCAGGCAACCGGTACTTTCGACCTGGCCTGGAGCAATCTGGCCGTGCAGTGGTGCAGCGATCTCCGTGGTGCGTTAAAAGAGCTTTACCGCGTGGTGCGTCCCGGTGGGGCGGTGGCGTTTAGTACTCTGGCGCAGGGTTCAATGCCAGAGCTTCGTCAGGCGTGGCGAGCGGTTGATGACAGGGAGCACGCCAACCGTTTTTTGCCCGTGGAACAACTGGAAAACGCCCTGCATGGCTGGGACGCGGAGTACCAGTCTCATGCCATCACGCTGTGGTTTGACGATGCGCTGAGCGCTATGCGCTCGCTAAAGGGCATTGGCGCGACGCATTTGCATGATGGACGCGAGCAGCGCGTGCTCACCCGCTCGCAACTGCGTCAGCTACAGCTCGCCTGGCCCTGCCAACAGGGAAAATATCCGCTGACTTATCATCTATTTTTGGGAGTGATTCAACGTGACTGACACCTATTTTGTCACCGGAACGGATACCGAAGTGGGTAAAACTATCGCCAGCTGTGCGCTGCTTCAGGCGGCGGGACAGCTGGGGTTACGAACCGTCGGCTATAAACCCGTGGCGTCAGGCAGTGAAATGACGACTGAAGGTCTGCGTAATGGCGATGCCCTGGCATTACAGCGCAACAGCGTTGCGTCGGTGGATTATGCTGCTATCAACCCCTATACCTTCGCGGAACCTACCTCACCGCATATCATCAGCGCTGACGAAGGTCGTCCCATTCAGGCTGCCGTGATGTCTGCGGGTTTACGCGCGCTGGAAGAGCAGGCTGACTGGGTGCTGGTGGAGGGCGCTGGCGGGTGGTTTACGCCGCTTTCGCCAACGCTGAGTTTTGCTGACTGGGTAACAGCCGAGCAACTGCCGGTGATTCTGGTGGTTGGCGTTAAGCTTGGGTGCATCAACCACGCTATGCTGACCGCCCAGGCGGTGCAGCAGGCCGGACTGACGCTTGCCGGATGGGTCGCCAATGATGTGACGCCACCTGGCAAGCGCTATGCTGAATATATGGCAACGCTCAGGCGTGTTCTTCCGGCCCCGCTGCTGGGGGAAATTCCCTGGCTGGCAGAAGAGCCGGAGCTGGCATCGACAGGGCATTTTATCGATCTTAGCGTTTTATCTCCGGCGTCGCCCAGCCGTTGATTAGCGGGTCGCCGAAGGGGGTGATTTGCCCCTGAGCCACGTTGCGCCCGCGGTGCAACAGGCAGTAGCAGTCGGCGACCCGACGAATAAACGGCAGGCTCTGCTCTGCGAGCATAATGGCGATGCCAAGCTCCTGGCTTAGCCTCACAATCAGGTTCCCTAGCTTGTGGATATACGCCTGGCCACTTCCTCGCGTTGGCTCATCGAGAATGAGCAGGCGCGGGCGTGTGACCAGCGCGCTGGCGAGCGCAAGCTGGTGCTGATTATCCTCCGACAATGTTCCCCCTTTGGCCTGGCGCAGTACGAACAACTGGGGAAAAAGGCGGTAAATATCGCAGCTGTTCATCGTTTCGCTTTCTCCAACCGCCTGGCGCGCAATATGCAGATTTTCCTCGACGGTCAGTTGCGAAAAAATCCGCCTCTCTTGTGAAACATAGTTAATACCCAGTGCAATGCGATTTGCCGCTGGGATCGGACCCAGATCGCGTGGTGGCGCGCCTGCCTGATGCCAGAACATGGTACCGCTTTCGATCGGTAAATTGCCGATGATGCAATTGGCCAGCGTAGTCTTTCCCATCCCCGGAAGCCCCAGCACGCCGGTACATTTTCCGGGCAGCAGGTCAAGATCCACATCCCACAATGAGTGCTGATTGCCGTAATAATGATTCACTGCGCGAAGACTCAACATAGATTTCTCCATCATGATGTTATCCGCCCCACGAACAGGTCGTCGGAAGAAAACTGCAATTCTCTTGCCAGAAGAAGAATGCAAACCAAAAACAGCGGGATAGCGTACAGCGCTGGCGATAAAGTCTGACAGACTGCGGTCCTGGCGTTGTTTTATGCACATTGCCAGTGCCTGGTGGTGTCGTGATGGTGCAGGCAGGAAAATGATGAAAATGCGAGCAAGATCTCGGCTATTCCAGGCCGCTTCGTTAGCTGATAAATATCAAAAAATAGCGATAATTTTTTTTTATCTCTGCGGAAAAGGGCGCGAGGGCATTTTTGCCAGGCTACAGTCCACACGGGCTGGCGGCAGTTATCCACTATTCCTGTGGATAACCTTGTGTATTAGAGTTAGAAAACACAATGTAAGCGAGAGAAGACGCGGCCTGCGGCTAAATTGATGCGAAAGACGGCTTGAGATAATAGTTATTAAATTACAGGCTGTTAGATAAAAGCAATGGCTGTTGCAGAAGTGTCATGCGTTGCCACAAAACTTTCATCGAGTGGCTTGACAAATGTTAAAAAAGTCATTGCTTTGGGGATAACCCATTTTTGCTGGTGTTTTATCTTGCCTGAGGGCAAATTTTAACCTGCAAGTACGGCCATTCTGATGGCGTATCAGAAATATTCTGGCGCGTTACTGTTTTTTCATCCAGTATATTTTACTGGCAAAATATACCACTGCGAGTAAAATTACACACCTGCCCGCCCATTGCTTCAGGTAGCTGCTCATGAGTAAACCGTTCAAACTAAATTCCGCTTTTAAACCCTCCGGCGATCAGCCTGAGGCAATTCGCCGTCTGGAAGAAGGGCTGGAGGATGGTCTGGCGCATCAGACGCTGCTGGGGGTGACGGGTTCAGGCAAGACATTCACCATCGCTAACGTGATTGCGGACTTGCAGCGTCCTACCATGGTGCTGGCACCTAACAAGACGCTTGCCGCGCAGCTGTACGGTGAGATGAAAGAGTTCTTCCCGGATAATGCAGTGGAGTATTTCGTCT
The Citrobacter arsenatis DNA segment above includes these coding regions:
- a CDS encoding ABC transporter ATP-binding protein codes for the protein MLSLRAVNHYYGNQHSLWDVDLDLLPGKCTGVLGLPGMGKTTLANCIIGNLPIESGTMFWHQAGAPPRDLGPIPAANRIALGINYVSQERRIFSQLTVEENLHIARQAVGESETMNSCDIYRLFPQLFVLRQAKGGTLSEDNQHQLALASALVTRPRLLILDEPTRGSGQAYIHKLGNLIVRLSQELGIAIMLAEQSLPFIRRVADCYCLLHRGRNVAQGQITPFGDPLINGWATPEIKR
- the bioC gene encoding malonyl-ACP O-methyltransferase BioC, giving the protein MEQVNKQAIAAAFGRAATYYEQHAELQRQSADALLARLEGRVFAQVLDAGCGPGRMSRYWRELGSEVCALDLSAQMLMQAQRHDVAHRYLLADIEAIPQATGTFDLAWSNLAVQWCSDLRGALKELYRVVRPGGAVAFSTLAQGSMPELRQAWRAVDDREHANRFLPVEQLENALHGWDAEYQSHAITLWFDDALSAMRSLKGIGATHLHDGREQRVLTRSQLRQLQLAWPCQQGKYPLTYHLFLGVIQRD
- the bioD gene encoding dethiobiotin synthase: MTDTYFVTGTDTEVGKTIASCALLQAAGQLGLRTVGYKPVASGSEMTTEGLRNGDALALQRNSVASVDYAAINPYTFAEPTSPHIISADEGRPIQAAVMSAGLRALEEQADWVLVEGAGGWFTPLSPTLSFADWVTAEQLPVILVVGVKLGCINHAMLTAQAVQQAGLTLAGWVANDVTPPGKRYAEYMATLRRVLPAPLLGEIPWLAEEPELASTGHFIDLSVLSPASPSR